The window TTCTCGCCAATCTCATGCTTGATGCGCAGATGCCGCTCATCTTCCAGAATATTGACCAGTTTGCCGACGATGGTATTGACGTCGCGCACGAGCTGGCCGATCTCATCTCGCTCATTACCGAGAGGGAGCGACAGTCTTGCTCCTGCTTCCGGGGATAAATCATGCAAGCGATCGGAGATGGTTTTGATCGGTCTGGCGATGATCTTAATCACGACATAGACCAAGGCCAGTGCCATCAAAATGGTTTGTAGTATTAGCAAATAGGTGGTGAAATTCGCCTTGCTATTGACTTGCTTCTGAATGAAGGCCATGTCTGGTACCAGCTCGATCTGACATACTTTTTCCGCAGTATTAAACGGGGAAAACACATCTCGGGTAATCCGAATATCTGATGATGGCAGCGTAGCTAGTTTTGCTTTAGCCAATTTGCTTGCCTGTGCTAACTTCGTCGCTGGGGTAAAAATCCGTATGCTGTAAACATCTTCATTCTTGAGTAATCCCCGGCTAACCTCTGCCGCCAAATTGATATCTAACAAGTAGCAGGCAATACTGGTAGTACTTTCTACAGTGCTGAGCAAGTTGCCCATTCTGCTTTTTGCCTGCTCTTGCTCTAAATGCGAAGTCCAGTAATAAGTGAACACCGCAAAAAAACTACCGACTAGGAGCGCAATTCCCAGCACAATAAATGTGCTGCGATAAATAATGCTGGTACGCAGTAGTTTGAGCATAGTCGGTATTTTAAGTAGTTAGTTTTGCTTGTATTCGTTTGTTGGTATTTACTGGTGCTTACTGATGTAAGTTCGATATAACTTCGGTGTAACTTATTAACGGTTTGCTTGGATCTAAGTAAGCTAAGTGCGCTGATTAATTTAAGGCGTAGAGTCAAAAATAACTTTGACCCGTTTATCTAATTTCTTTCTATCAATATACGCGATCGCGCCTTTATTGTTACTAACAATTTCCAGTACTTGTTCTACGCTATCCGCCTGGCGCGGTGGCGAACCTTGTCCGGAAAAAGTCAGACGAGCCCAGTAGGAATTGATCTCTGGTAATTCCTTATTGACCATGCTGGCGTAAAATTTAGTCTTTTCTGAGATAGGCGTGTTGAGATCAATCGGCATGGCTTTAATGCCTGATGGCAGTTTGCGATATCTGCCCATGTAAATATTGACGACATCATCTTTGCTCATCTTTTCTATCCCGCTATCGGGATTAGCAATCACCACAAAATCAGCACAAAAAGCTTGATTGCCGCCAACCATTATAAATAAGACGAGTGCTAGGCCAGGCAGGAGTGCGCGATGTACTAGGGTTTTCATGATCTATCCCTAAAATACAAAATTGACTGAGACGCTGAGCAAATTGGCTTTGCCATCCCAACCCGGTTGAGCGTTGCGGGTTACTTGTGGACTGGTACTATCAACATGATCTACTTGTATTTTTAAATCAATTTTATCCCCCAAGTCGTAGCGTGCGCCGAGTGATAAGGTGCTTTGCTTATTGACTACGGTATTGGCTAGCGCATTCGCGCCAAGAATCAGAATGTCGATATTGGGGTTAATGCCAAACGGTAAGCCGGTGTTGCCATTGCTTTGTCGATGTTCTGGCGTGGCGGCGGAGTAGCTAAAGTAGGGCGTCCATTTTTTAATTCTGTAACCTGCTGTGAAATATCCCGCCTTGAATCCTGGGTAAGGCAGTATTGCCGACTTGGTCTGGCTTAACATCAGTTGTGCTTGCAAGGGGCCTTCATCATAGGCGATACCTGCGGAGAGGTAGTTGATGGCTTTATCCTGGAATCCAATATTACCAGCGACGGTCGCGGCTAACGGGCTGATCGCGTTAATTGCAGGGGAACGTAAACCATCAATCAAGCCCTGAAAACCAGGGAACTCGTTTTTGAAACGTATCTGGCTATAACCAACCCGATACATCCAACTTTCAGTTTGATATTCGACATGTCCGCCTACAACATCCGAACCTTTTAATGAGAAATATTGATCTGGCACACCGGTATAGGTTTTTTCTCTGGCTTTACCCGCAAAGGCTTTGAAACGGGCGATCCCCGGGCCGACCGGATATTTGATGACCATATCCGCACCATCGATATACGACACGATCAAGTTACCAAAATAATCGATGGGCGGACGTACCCATAAATAAGAGTAGGCGACATTGCGCGAGTCGGCCAAGAGGTAGACATCAAAACCCAGGCGACCTGCACGCAATTGCAAATTATCGTTCGGGTTATATTTAAGAAACGCCCAGGTAACGTCAGGGTCGAAGCCAGTTTGTGAGCGGCGGCTGACGACTTGGACTGAGGCGTCCAAATTGTCAAGAATGGAGGTGGAGAGTTGCAGACCTAGCAGGGAATCAACGCCAAAATCGAGCTGGCTAGAGTAGCCTACGCCTCTGGCTTGCAACAAATCTCGCACGATATCGACTTGACCAGTATCGCTGTACACAGCACCGACCGTGCCAAAACCGCTGATTGTGAAGGGTTTGTCGCCGTCCGCTGCCTGTGCCTGTTGAACACATAATAGCCAGCAGCAAAGTAAAAGACATCGTCGAACAATCACATCCAGCATAGGATCGCATTTTCTGTCGAATAAGTTTAAAACACACCGAGCTTTATCTTACACATCTAAAAACTCACTGACAACTATTGATTTTTGCTTCTTTTTATAGCAAATAAACATTGTTTTGCTAAGAAAGATCAGTCTATTTGTCCGCGCAGAACAGTACATATTTGGGGGTGTTTTATTCAGAGGGTTACGTAGCAGTCTGGGCGACTTTATGTAAATTCTTGTGAATCTTATTTAAATAAAAAGGCTGACGTTTAGATCAGCCTTTTGAAGTGTTTGTCATCCTGTTTTTGCATATGAGAAATTACTTCTTTTTTGCATCCGTTTTTTGTTTCGCAATGATCAGATCTTTGATGCTGTTATAAGCATCTGCGGGCAAAATCTTTTTATTTAATAAATCATCTTTGCCATTGTATGGACGACCTTTGATGATGGCGTCCGAACGCACATCGCCAATTTTAGGTAATTCTGATAATTCTTTTTTTGTCGCGCTATTAATATCTAGCAGCTCAACTTTGGCCGACGCAGTGGCCGCAGATGCTGAGACCGAGGCTTTTTTAGGGTCATCTTTAGCTTGAGCGATACTGACGGCAAATAAAGAGGCGGTGAATAGCATTAGTGATAGTAGCGATTTCAGTAGTTTGTTCATGATTACCCTTTTGTGATACCCAACGATTAGTCAGGTAGTTGTTGATTTCTAAGTTCTAAGTTTTAAAAATAAGCGAGGAGAAAACCAGATCACAGCGCAAACAATGGGCAATTATCTATACCGTACTATCAACGAAAATTACATGGTTATATAGGACGACAGCCAGGTAATTTTCGTGAATCTAAAACGATTACTTTATTGGGTTTGCAATGCTGAATTAATCACGATTGGTGTAACCGGCACATCGGTCAGTCCGTTAGTAGCACCAGTAGGTACTGCTTTAATCAAATCCATTACATTGAGACCGCTAACAATTTTACCAAATACTGCATAGCCTGGATTGGCGGCGTTGCCGTAATCCAGCGAGGTGTTATCAACCACATTAAAATAAAATTGGGATGTCGCAGAATTGGCCACACTAGTACGCGCCATTGCAATACTCCCGCGCAGATTGCTTAAGCCGTTATTGGATTCTAGTGGAATGGCTGCGAGGGTCGCTGGCAATTGAAAACTGCTGGTGTAGCCGCCGCCCTGAATCACAAAATTGCTGATGACCCGATGGAAAATTTTATTCACGTAAAAGCCACTCTCTACATACTGTAAAAAGTTATCGACCGTAATCGGTGCTTTGGCTGGGTTCAACTCAATCACGATTGTACCCATCGATGTCACCATGGTCACTTGAGGTTGCGCTGCCAGCGGGACAGTCAGCGTGCCAGAGTAAAGCGACGATCCATTGCCAGCAGTGATCGATAACGCCACCGTACCTACAGAGACGATCTTGCAAGAAAATACGCGTTGTGTGGCGGTGCCACCCGCGACTTCGGTGATGGTCAGGCAGGCGGGGTTGGAGATGTTGATACCTTTGTCGAGGTTTACTCCTTTAACTGTCAGATTAGTCGTTTTGCGATAGACCAGTTGATCTGTAGTGACGCTGGTGACGGACACGGTTGCCGAGGTGCTGCCAGAGTCGCTGCTGCTACTTCCGCCTCCGCAGGCGCTTAGTAAACTTAACAAGCTAATACTTGCGGTGGTAATTGCTAACCAGTTGAGCACTTTCAAAATCTTCTCCTGAAAAATATCTAATGTTTAAAAGACGCAGTATTGCGCCAGTCTGAGTGCTTATTTGTGCTGAAATAGTGCGTTGATTGTTGTGTTGCCTATGTCTTGCCTAGGCATTTTAAGCATTTTTTATTTGTCACTGAATACAGGAAACATCTAAAGCAAATCATTATATAGACGCAGAGGATGCCAAGCTAGATGGTATTTGTATGGAAGCATGAGTTTAATATTATCGATTGGGAATATTAAATTTTTACATATACTTATAGTGAGTATATATTTTCTATCCATGTATTAATTGGTCTTTGGTATATTTTTATTAAAAATAATGGGGAGTATATTTAATATATCGATTTTTACTTGTGTAAATTTTTAAATGCGAGCTTCATTTTAGATGTTAATTCGCACCTGAAGGTAGCCACTTTAGTTGGCACTTCAGATCAATCCCTCAAACAATAAAATATCAACTTTTTCACCGGCGGCGATATCGGCCTGATCGTGGTGTAGCACCACCATGCAATTGGCCTCTGACATGGAACGTAAAATCCCGGAGCCTTGCGATCCGGTGATACTCACTTGTAGTTGTCCATTGGCTGCGACCGAGACGATGCCGCGCTGGTATTCGGTGCGTCCGGCGCGCTTCCGCAGAGCGACGCTTGAGATGGCTGGCACCAGCGGCAGCGATGTTGATGACGATGTTGATACTGCCACGGCACCCATCATCTGCAACAGTGCATCGCGGACGAAAAAATAAAAACTGACCATCACCGCGACGGGGTTGCCTGGCAGGCCAAACAGATACGCGCCTTTTCCATTAGTCTGCTCAGACTGATCAGACTTATTTGACTGAATTTTGCCAAATGCCATTGGTCTGCCTGGACGCATAGCGATACTCCAGAAGGCGACATCGCCTAATTTTTCCATCATCTGTTTGGTGTAATCCGCTGCGCCGACCGACACGCCACCAGAGGTAATGATGGCATCTGCGTTTTCGCCAGCGGAACGAAAAGCGGCTTCCAGCGATATCGGATCATCTTTGATCACGCCCATATCGATGATCTCGCAGCCGAGCCGGGTCAGCATCCCATATAAGGTGTAGCGGTTGCTGTCATATACGCAGCCTAAATCGAGGGTTTCTCCCCGCGATCGCAGTTCGTCACCAGTTGAGAAAATAGCGACACGCAAGCGGCGTTGTACGGCCACTTCAGCCACGCCTAACGACGCTAATAAACCGAGATCGGCAGGCCGTAAAATTTTGCCTTTGCTTAGCGCTGTTGTGCCAATCGCTAAGTCTTCGCCTTTGAGGCGACGGTTATCGCCAGCATTTATTTTTGCCGCTGGTATGCGGATTTGCTTTGATTCTGTCGCTTGCTTACTGTCGCTTATCTCAACAGTCCATTCTTGTGGAATCACTGTGTCGCAGGAGCTTGGCATCACTGCGCCGGTCATGATGCGTATACATTCCCCTCGTTGTACTGCGCCTTCAAACGCGCGTCCGGCATAAGCGGCGCCGACGACTTTTAATGTGAGGGTTTGGTTTGTTGTATCGCTATGGTCTGTAGCTTTTTTTTGTAAATCACTACCGATAAACGCATAGCCGTCCATGGCAGAATTATCATAAGCAGGGACGTTAATGCCAGACAGAACATCGGCGGCAAGTACACGCCCAAGCGCTTGACGTATGGCGAGTTTTTCTACCGAGTCAATTGGCGTCACAAACTGCTGGATGATCTGCTGTGCCTGCGCGACGGGTAGGGAGTTTGGGTCGTAATCCGACAAACAGCTAAGGAGATGATGCAGGTTTGCGGCTGGAGTGTTGGCGCTCATAAAATAGTTTGATTCGACTTAGTTAGATTCGATTTAGTTAGATCGGGTCAGGTTGGAGTGTGAATTTAGTCAGGCTTCAAATTGTCGCAAATCTTGCAGCGTATTGATATTACGGAAGGCGGCGACATCTTCAAATACCACTTCGACACAATGCAGGCTTGCATGCCAGGCATCTACTTTACGCCCGCCATGTCGTAAAAAATCACTCAGCTGCGGCAGCAAGGAAATTTTCATTAAAGAAAATACCGGGTGCGCCTGCTTGGCAATGACGTTGCCATTGGATTCCATTGTGACAGCGACGGCAAGATCCGCGTTTTCTTGCAATAACGCTGCTGCCAGATGCTCTACCAGATTGACGGGTAAAAATGGCGAGTCGCATGGCACACTGGCTAGATAGGGCGTTTTGCAATGAGTCAGGCCGGTTTGTAATCCGGCTAAAGGACCTAAAAAGTGATTATCATCATTCTCGGCGTGATCTGGCCAGACTGGCGCACCAAAACGCTCGTAAGTGAGTAAGTTTTGGTTGGCATTGATGAGCATATTGCCGACTTGTGGCGAGAGGCGCTGCAACACGTGCATCGCCATCGGCAAACCGCGAAAAGTCTGCAAACCTTTGTCCACGCTGCCCATACGTGTACCACGACCACCTGCGAGTATCAGTCCGGTAATGAGTTG of the Undibacterium sp. 5I1 genome contains:
- a CDS encoding porin gives rise to the protein MLDVIVRRCLLLCCWLLCVQQAQAADGDKPFTISGFGTVGAVYSDTGQVDIVRDLLQARGVGYSSQLDFGVDSLLGLQLSTSILDNLDASVQVVSRRSQTGFDPDVTWAFLKYNPNDNLQLRAGRLGFDVYLLADSRNVAYSYLWVRPPIDYFGNLIVSYIDGADMVIKYPVGPGIARFKAFAGKAREKTYTGVPDQYFSLKGSDVVGGHVEYQTESWMYRVGYSQIRFKNEFPGFQGLIDGLRSPAINAISPLAATVAGNIGFQDKAINYLSAGIAYDEGPLQAQLMLSQTKSAILPYPGFKAGYFTAGYRIKKWTPYFSYSAATPEHRQSNGNTGLPFGINPNIDILILGANALANTVVNKQSTLSLGARYDLGDKIDLKIQVDHVDSTSPQVTRNAQPGWDGKANLLSVSVNFVF
- a CDS encoding ComEA family DNA-binding protein; translated protein: MNKLLKSLLSLMLFTASLFAVSIAQAKDDPKKASVSASAATASAKVELLDINSATKKELSELPKIGDVRSDAIIKGRPYNGKDDLLNKKILPADAYNSIKDLIIAKQKTDAKKK
- the glp gene encoding gephyrin-like molybdotransferase Glp, with product MSANTPAANLHHLLSCLSDYDPNSLPVAQAQQIIQQFVTPIDSVEKLAIRQALGRVLAADVLSGINVPAYDNSAMDGYAFIGSDLQKKATDHSDTTNQTLTLKVVGAAYAGRAFEGAVQRGECIRIMTGAVMPSSCDTVIPQEWTVEISDSKQATESKQIRIPAAKINAGDNRRLKGEDLAIGTTALSKGKILRPADLGLLASLGVAEVAVQRRLRVAIFSTGDELRSRGETLDLGCVYDSNRYTLYGMLTRLGCEIIDMGVIKDDPISLEAAFRSAGENADAIITSGGVSVGAADYTKQMMEKLGDVAFWSIAMRPGRPMAFGKIQSNKSDQSEQTNGKGAYLFGLPGNPVAVMVSFYFFVRDALLQMMGAVAVSTSSSTSLPLVPAISSVALRKRAGRTEYQRGIVSVAANGQLQVSITGSQGSGILRSMSEANCMVVLHHDQADIAAGEKVDILLFEGLI
- the mobA gene encoding molybdenum cofactor guanylyltransferase MobA translates to MTSIDKQLITGLILAGGRGTRMGSVDKGLQTFRGLPMAMHVLQRLSPQVGNMLINANQNLLTYERFGAPVWPDHAENDDNHFLGPLAGLQTGLTHCKTPYLASVPCDSPFLPVNLVEHLAAALLQENADLAVAVTMESNGNVIAKQAHPVFSLMKISLLPQLSDFLRHGGRKVDAWHASLHCVEVVFEDVAAFRNINTLQDLRQFEA
- a CDS encoding peptidylprolyl isomerase, whose protein sequence is MLNWLAITTASISLLSLLSACGGGSSSSDSGSTSATVSVTSVTTDQLVYRKTTNLTVKGVNLDKGINISNPACLTITEVAGGTATQRVFSCKIVSVGTVALSITAGNGSSLYSGTLTVPLAAQPQVTMVTSMGTIVIELNPAKAPITVDNFLQYVESGFYVNKIFHRVISNFVIQGGGYTSSFQLPATLAAIPLESNNGLSNLRGSIAMARTSVANSATSQFYFNVVDNTSLDYGNAANPGYAVFGKIVSGLNVMDLIKAVPTGATNGLTDVPVTPIVINSALQTQ